The proteins below come from a single Mauremys reevesii isolate NIE-2019 linkage group 6, ASM1616193v1, whole genome shotgun sequence genomic window:
- the LOC120407383 gene encoding perilipin-3-like, giving the protein MSMDENKTNAAFLETDQEKQSVVSRVANLPLVSSTYDKVSTTYTATKEDHSLIKSVCGVAEIGAKTIATAAVGGVQPILTTLEPQIAAVNEYACKGLDKLEEKLPILQQPADKVISSTKELVSSTVTGTKDAVVSAVTEAKDVVTGIMGKTKETVQGSMDATRSVMTSSMSAVMESSVGQKVVSSIDTLLGKSEELVDFYLPITDEELVKLATSLEGFEVASVEQQRQPKSYYVRLGSLSTKLRQRAYQHSLGKVKQVGQSTKEALFQLQQTIDLIDYAKEAVGPKLQDGQEKLNQMWQEWSRREMGASEDTDSAKPEVIESQTLAVSRSIIHHLQAICLTLVSSIQGLPANMQDQVQQILSGLEDLHASFSTAASFQDLSSSILSQSREKVTKAQESLNELLEYVVHNIPLTWIVGPFAPAGDSAVDDKVEKD; this is encoded by the exons ATGTCTATGGacgaaaacaaaacaaatgctgCTTTCCTAGAGACTGATCAGGAGAAGCAG AGTGTAGTGAGTAGGGTGGCCAATCTGCCACTGGTCAGCTCTACCTATGACAAGGTTTCTACTACATACACTGCCACTAAAGAAGACCATTCACTCATCAAGTCAGTCTGTGGTGTTGCAGAGATAGGAGCAAAGACAATTGCTACTGCTGCAGTTGGTGGTGTACAACCAATTCTGACCACACTTGAACCTCAGA TTGCAGCAGTAAATGAATATGCCTGCAAAGGACTGGACAAGCTGGAGGAGAAACTGCCAATTCTTCAACAGCCAGCTGATAAG gtgaTCTCAAGCACCAAGGAGCTAGTATCTTCCACAGTAACAGGCACCAAGGATGCAGTTGTCAGTGCTGTCACAGAAGCAAAGGATGTAGTAACTGGAATAATGGGCAAGACAAAAGAAACTGTGCAGGGTAGTATGGATGCCACCAGATCTGTAATGACTAGCAGCATGAGTGCTGTCATGGAATCCAGTGTGGGGCAGAAGGTTGTGAGCAGCATTGACACGTTGCTGGGGAAATCAGAGGAACTGGTGGACTTCTACCTCCCAATAACAGATGAAGAATTAG TTAAGCTTGCAACATCTCTGGAGGGGTTTGAAGTGGCCTCTGTAGAGCAGCAGAGACAGCCAAAGAGTTACTATGTGCGTTTGGGTTCCCTTTCAACCAAACTCCGCCAACGAGCCTACCAGCATTCCCTGGGCAAGGTGAAACAAGTTGGACAAAGCACGAAGGAGGCTCTCTTCCAGCTTCAGCAAACCATTGATCTG ATTGACTATGCTAAAGAGGCTGTGGGTCCAAAGCTTCAAGATGGCCAAGAGAAGCTGAATCAAATGTGGCAGGAGTGGAGCAGGAGGGAGATGGGAGCAAGTGAGGACACAGACTCTGCAAAGCCAGAG GTGATTGAGTCTCAGACACTGGCTGTTTCACGTAGCATCATCCATCATTTGCAGGCCATCTGTCTCACCCTAGTATCCAGCATCCAGGGCCTCCCAGCCAATATGCAGGACCAGGTCCAGCAGATCCTAAGTGGCCTAGAAGACCTCCATGCTTCCTTCTCTACGGCTGCTTCCTTCCAGGATCTCTCTAGCAGTATCCTctcccagagcagagagaaggTGACCAAAGCCCAGGAGTCTCTGAATGAGCTGCTGGAGTATGTGGTACACAACATTCCCCTCACATGGATTGTGGGACCCTTTGCTCCAGCTGGAGACTCTGCAGTGGATGATAAAGTGGAGAAGGACTAG